A window of Streptomyces gilvosporeus contains these coding sequences:
- a CDS encoding TIGR01777 family oxidoreductase translates to MRIAITGSTGLIGTELVRSLKADGHDVVRLVRRTPAAPDEVRWDPRRQEVDTAGLAGCEALVHLAGAGVGDHRWTAAYKREIRDSRVLGTRALAAALAAMPDPPGVLVCGSAIGYYGDTGDRRTDETASAGTGFLPDVCVDWEAAAQPAQDAGIRTVFARTGLVVARSGGAWGRLFPLFRLGLGGRLGDGSQYWSFISRHDHIAALRHLIDTETLAGPVNLTAPEPVTNREVTAVMGKLMHRPTLFTVPAPVLRIALGEFATDVLASQRIIPQRLLDSGFVFTHPRIADAVRAA, encoded by the coding sequence ATGCGCATCGCGATCACCGGCTCAACCGGTCTCATCGGCACGGAACTCGTGCGCTCGCTGAAAGCCGACGGACACGACGTCGTCCGCCTCGTACGGCGGACGCCCGCCGCCCCCGACGAGGTGCGCTGGGACCCCCGGCGCCAGGAGGTGGACACCGCCGGCCTCGCGGGCTGCGAGGCGCTGGTCCACCTCGCGGGCGCGGGCGTCGGCGACCACCGCTGGACGGCGGCGTACAAACGCGAGATCCGCGACAGCCGCGTCCTGGGCACCAGGGCCCTCGCCGCCGCCCTCGCCGCCATGCCGGACCCGCCCGGGGTCCTGGTGTGCGGCAGCGCGATCGGTTACTACGGCGACACCGGCGACCGGCGGACGGACGAGACCGCCTCGGCCGGTACGGGCTTCCTGCCGGACGTCTGCGTCGACTGGGAGGCCGCCGCGCAGCCGGCCCAGGACGCCGGTATCCGTACGGTCTTCGCCCGCACCGGCCTGGTCGTGGCCCGTTCGGGCGGCGCCTGGGGCCGGCTCTTCCCCCTCTTCCGCCTGGGCCTGGGCGGGCGGCTGGGCGACGGCAGCCAGTACTGGAGCTTCATCTCGCGCCACGACCACATCGCCGCGCTGCGCCACCTCATCGACACCGAGACCCTCGCCGGGCCGGTCAACCTCACCGCCCCCGAGCCCGTCACCAACCGCGAGGTCACCGCGGTCATGGGCAAACTCATGCACCGCCCCACCCTCTTCACCGTCCCCGCGCCCGTACTGCGCATCGCCCTGGGCGAGTTCGCGACCGACGTCCTGGCCAGCCAGCGCATCATCCCCCAACGCCTGCTGGACTCCGGCTTCGTCTTCACCCACCCCCGGATCGCGGACGCGGTGCGCGCCGCGTAA
- the lipA gene encoding lipoyl synthase, which translates to MSAVAPDGRKMLRLEVRNSQTPIERKPEWIKTRAKMGPEYNHLQSLVKSEGLHTVCQEAGCPNIFECWEDREATFLIGGEQCTRRCDFCQIDTGKPQELDRDEPRRVAESVQTMGLKYATITGVARDDLEDGGAWLYAETVRQIHAAMPDTGVELLIPDFNAVPEQLAEVFSSRPEVLAHNVETVPRIFKRIRPGFRYERSLEVITKAREAGLVTKSNLILGMGEEREEISQALQDLHDAGCELITITQYLRPSVRHHPIERWVKPAEFVELKEEAEEIGYAGVMSGPLVRSSYRAGRLYQQAIERREVEASSQAV; encoded by the coding sequence GTGTCCGCTGTCGCACCCGACGGACGCAAGATGCTGCGCCTGGAGGTCCGGAACAGCCAGACCCCCATCGAGCGCAAGCCCGAGTGGATCAAGACCCGGGCGAAAATGGGTCCCGAGTACAACCATCTGCAGAGCCTCGTCAAGAGCGAGGGCCTGCACACGGTCTGCCAGGAGGCGGGCTGTCCCAACATCTTCGAATGCTGGGAGGACCGCGAGGCGACGTTCCTCATCGGCGGTGAGCAGTGCACCCGCCGCTGCGACTTCTGCCAGATCGACACCGGCAAGCCGCAGGAGCTGGACCGCGACGAGCCCCGCCGGGTCGCCGAGTCCGTCCAGACCATGGGCCTGAAGTACGCCACGATCACCGGCGTCGCCCGCGACGACCTGGAGGACGGCGGCGCCTGGCTGTACGCCGAGACGGTCCGCCAGATCCACGCCGCGATGCCCGACACCGGCGTCGAGCTGCTGATCCCCGACTTCAACGCGGTCCCCGAGCAGCTGGCCGAGGTCTTCTCCTCCCGCCCGGAGGTGCTGGCCCACAACGTCGAGACGGTCCCCCGCATCTTCAAGCGCATCCGCCCCGGCTTCCGCTACGAGCGGTCGCTGGAGGTCATCACCAAGGCCCGCGAGGCCGGTCTGGTGACCAAGTCCAACCTGATCCTGGGCATGGGCGAGGAGCGCGAGGAGATCAGCCAGGCGCTCCAGGACCTCCACGACGCGGGCTGCGAGCTGATCACGATCACCCAGTACCTGCGGCCCTCCGTGCGCCATCACCCGATCGAGCGCTGGGTCAAGCCGGCCGAGTTCGTGGAGCTCAAGGAGGAGGCCGAGGAGATCGGCTACGCCGGTGTCATGTCCGGCCCGCTGGTCCGCTCCTCGTACCGCGCCGGCCGCCTCTACCAGCAGGCCATCGAGCGGCGCGAGGTCGAGGCGTCCAGTCAGGCGGTTTGA
- a CDS encoding regulator: MTERPPHHTPNRQLAALIAEAGFSNAGLARRVDQLGIEHGLDLRYDKTSVTRWLRGQQPRGTTPALIAEVFTRRLGRRLSAQDLGLDACAPVYAGLEFAASPAEAVDIVSGLWRKDSGSHAELRKIAFTPAGLVVPSRDWLIGRADERVARGEQAGDGRVPVQGGRSSVPRQRRTDRVDRTPGARVTSGDIAALRSVGELFRALDHAYGGGHARQALVRYLEHELEPMLRGTYGEATGRRLFAAAADLTRLAGWTSYDIAAHGLAQRYFVQALRLAQAAGDRAYGAYVLVTMSRQAVYLGHGREAVQLARVAQQGVGSGAPPAVQALLHCAEARGHGLMGEVRACTAALVRAERALEIARPGDETPYWARFFDEAQLADELAHCHRDLQQYRAASQHAERSLQLRPAAFARSRLFCRVVLASARLGLGELEQACTLGAEAALQASEMRSVRALEYVRDFERRLEPYRDAAAVRGYRDRVAALG, encoded by the coding sequence ATGACGGAACGACCCCCGCACCACACGCCCAACCGCCAGCTCGCCGCGCTGATCGCCGAAGCGGGGTTCTCCAATGCAGGACTGGCCAGACGCGTCGATCAGCTCGGCATCGAGCACGGCCTCGACCTGCGCTACGACAAGACGTCGGTGACCCGCTGGCTGCGCGGCCAGCAGCCCCGGGGTACCACTCCCGCACTGATCGCCGAGGTGTTCACCCGCCGGCTGGGGCGCCGGCTCTCCGCCCAGGACCTCGGCCTGGACGCCTGTGCGCCGGTGTACGCCGGGCTCGAATTCGCCGCCAGCCCCGCCGAGGCGGTGGACATCGTCAGCGGTCTGTGGCGCAAGGACTCCGGCAGCCATGCCGAACTGCGCAAGATCGCCTTCACCCCCGCCGGCCTGGTGGTGCCCAGCCGGGACTGGCTGATCGGCCGCGCCGACGAACGTGTGGCCCGCGGCGAGCAGGCCGGCGACGGGCGGGTGCCCGTCCAGGGCGGCCGGTCCTCGGTGCCGCGCCAGCGCCGCACCGACCGCGTCGACCGCACCCCGGGCGCCCGGGTCACCTCCGGGGACATCGCCGCGCTGCGCTCGGTCGGCGAGCTCTTCCGCGCCCTGGACCACGCCTACGGCGGCGGCCACGCCCGCCAGGCGCTGGTGCGCTACCTGGAACACGAACTCGAACCGATGCTGCGCGGCACCTACGGGGAGGCCACCGGCCGCCGCCTCTTCGCGGCCGCCGCCGATCTGACCCGGCTGGCCGGCTGGACCTCGTACGACATCGCCGCCCACGGCCTGGCGCAGCGCTACTTCGTGCAGGCGCTGCGGCTGGCCCAGGCGGCCGGCGACCGGGCCTACGGGGCCTACGTCCTGGTGACGATGAGTCGGCAGGCGGTCTATCTGGGGCACGGCAGGGAGGCCGTCCAGCTCGCCCGGGTCGCCCAGCAGGGGGTCGGCAGCGGCGCGCCGCCGGCCGTCCAGGCGCTGCTGCACTGCGCCGAGGCGCGCGGGCACGGCCTGATGGGCGAGGTGCGGGCGTGCACCGCCGCGCTGGTCCGCGCCGAGCGGGCGCTGGAGATCGCCCGGCCCGGGGACGAAACCCCGTACTGGGCGCGGTTCTTCGACGAGGCCCAGCTGGCCGACGAACTGGCGCACTGCCACCGCGACCTCCAGCAGTACCGCGCGGCCTCCCAGCACGCCGAGCGCTCGCTCCAGCTGCGCCCGGCCGCCTTCGCCCGCAGTCGGCTGTTCTGCCGGGTGGTGCTGGCCAGCGCCCGGCTGGGCCTGGGCGAGCTGGAGCAGGCCTGCACGCTGGGGGCGGAGGCGGCGCTCCAGGCGTCCGAGATGCGGTCCGTGCGCGCCCTGGAGTACGTACGGGACTTTGAACGCCGCCTGGAGCCGTACCGCGATGCCGCGGCGGTGCGCGGGTACCGCGACCGGGTCGCCGCCCTGGGGTGA
- a CDS encoding DUF6083 domain-containing protein, with translation MAVLCDPCWNAYANQLALEEGATAPPQAEPDPDDIAWYEPPTCSDCGAAVRHYPTNYDRWVYLAVEDVPAKDVAPRYRWRLQSLQGRHSSVPGAIVAVRIRSIEPLPSELVRPAHRALCLNPEAVQEAEEGRAAGPE, from the coding sequence ATGGCCGTGCTCTGTGATCCCTGCTGGAACGCCTACGCCAATCAACTTGCCCTGGAGGAGGGTGCTACCGCCCCTCCCCAGGCCGAACCCGATCCGGATGACATCGCCTGGTACGAGCCTCCGACCTGTAGCGATTGTGGAGCCGCGGTCAGGCACTACCCCACCAACTACGACCGATGGGTCTACCTGGCCGTCGAGGATGTCCCGGCGAAAGACGTTGCCCCTCGTTACCGGTGGCGGCTGCAGTCCCTACAGGGTCGGCATTCCAGCGTCCCCGGCGCAATCGTGGCCGTGCGAATCCGGTCGATTGAGCCACTCCCCAGCGAACTCGTGCGCCCCGCACACAGGGCGTTGTGTCTGAACCCGGAGGCTGTGCAGGAAGCCGAGGAGGGACGAGCTGCGGGCCCCGAGTGA
- the lipB gene encoding lipoyl(octanoyl) transferase LipB: MTAISRGETPAPEGLRFVHLGFGADAVEYQAAWQEQRRVHAARFADEVPDTCLLLEHPPVYTAGRRTTDDERPLDGTPVIDVDRGGKITWHGPGQLVGYPIQKLPRPVDVVAHVRRIEEALIRVCAEFGVETSRVEGRSGVWVLGDPVEQRAALGGLNLDFDPRTADELFDPRLNGPEYAPSNAGQRREDRKLAAIGIRVAKGVTMHGFALNVNPDNTSFDKIVPCGIRDAGVASLAGELGREVTIAEVLPVVERHLRDVLQGAELLPRAV; encoded by the coding sequence GTGACTGCGATCTCTCGGGGGGAGACCCCCGCACCCGAGGGGCTGCGCTTTGTGCATCTGGGCTTCGGTGCGGACGCCGTGGAGTACCAGGCCGCGTGGCAGGAGCAGCGCCGGGTGCACGCCGCCCGGTTCGCCGACGAGGTGCCGGACACCTGCCTGCTGCTGGAGCACCCGCCCGTGTACACCGCGGGCCGGCGCACCACGGACGACGAGCGCCCCCTGGACGGCACCCCGGTCATCGATGTGGACCGCGGCGGCAAGATCACCTGGCACGGTCCCGGCCAGCTGGTCGGCTACCCCATCCAGAAGCTGCCGCGCCCGGTGGACGTCGTCGCCCATGTCCGCCGCATCGAGGAGGCCCTGATCCGGGTCTGCGCGGAATTCGGCGTGGAGACCAGCCGGGTCGAGGGACGCAGCGGCGTCTGGGTGCTCGGTGACCCGGTGGAGCAGCGGGCGGCCCTGGGCGGCCTGAATCTGGACTTCGACCCGCGCACGGCGGACGAGCTGTTCGACCCGCGGCTGAACGGCCCCGAGTACGCCCCCTCGAACGCCGGCCAGCGCCGCGAGGACCGCAAGCTCGCCGCGATCGGCATCCGCGTCGCCAAGGGCGTCACCATGCACGGCTTCGCGCTGAACGTGAACCCGGACAACACCTCGTTCGACAAGATCGTGCCGTGCGGCATCCGGGACGCCGGTGTCGCCTCGCTCGCCGGGGAACTGGGCCGCGAGGTCACCATCGCCGAGGTGCTGCCCGTCGTCGAGAGGCATCTGCGCGACGTCCTCCAGGGCGCCGAGCTGCTGCCCCGGGCGGTGTGA
- a CDS encoding DUF4191 domain-containing protein translates to MARNSDGAAGAENPGRLKQIALTYKMTRRVDSKVGLVVAGVGIVVFGVLLAIGFAIGHPVYAGILGFVLAFLAMAIVFGRRAEKAAFGQMEGQPGAAAAVLDNVGRGWTTTPAVAMNRSQDVVHRAVGKAGIVLVGEGNPNRLRGLLAAEKKRMARTVADAPVHDIIVGDGEGQVPLKKLRTTLLKLPRVLPGAQVTAVNDRLRALGDLMSNMPVPKGPMPKGMRMPKGGKGR, encoded by the coding sequence ATGGCGAGGAATTCTGACGGCGCTGCCGGCGCTGAGAACCCCGGGCGGCTGAAGCAGATCGCCCTGACCTACAAGATGACCCGTCGGGTCGACTCCAAGGTCGGTCTTGTCGTCGCTGGCGTGGGCATCGTCGTATTCGGCGTCCTCCTGGCCATCGGCTTCGCGATCGGCCACCCCGTCTACGCGGGCATTCTGGGCTTCGTCCTGGCCTTCCTCGCGATGGCGATCGTCTTCGGACGGCGTGCCGAGAAGGCCGCCTTCGGGCAGATGGAAGGCCAGCCGGGGGCCGCGGCCGCCGTGCTGGACAACGTCGGCCGCGGCTGGACGACCACCCCCGCGGTGGCGATGAACCGCAGCCAGGACGTGGTGCACCGCGCCGTCGGCAAGGCCGGCATCGTGCTGGTGGGCGAGGGCAACCCGAACCGTCTGCGCGGTCTGCTGGCCGCCGAGAAGAAGCGGATGGCGCGTACGGTGGCCGACGCCCCCGTCCACGACATCATCGTCGGCGACGGCGAGGGCCAGGTCCCGCTCAAGAAGCTGCGCACCACCCTCCTGAAGCTCCCCCGCGTCCTGCCGGGCGCCCAGGTGACCGCCGTCAACGACCGCCTGCGCGCGCTCGGCGACCTGATGAGCAATATGCCGGTCCCGAAGGGTCCGATGCCCAAGGGCATGCGCATGCCGAAGGGCGGCAAGGGCCGCTGA
- the glnA gene encoding type I glutamate--ammonia ligase, which yields MFQNADEAKKFIADEDVKFVDVRFCDLPGVMQHFTIPAKAFDPAEELAFDGSSIRGFQAIHESDMALRADLSTARVDPFRRDKTVNINFFIHDPITGEQYSRDPRNIAKKAEAYLASTGIADTAYFGPEAEFYVFDSVRFDTKSNESFYHIDSEAGAWNTGAIEDNRGYKVRYKGGYFPAPPVDHFADLRAEISLELEASGLQVERQHHEVGTAGQAEINYKFNTLLAAADDLMLFKYIVKNVAWRNGKTATFMPKPIFGDNGSGMHVHQSLWQGGAPLFYDEQGYAGLSDTARYYIGGILKHAPSLLAFTNPTVNSYHRLVPGFEAPVNLVYSQRNRSAAMRIPITGSNPKAKRVEFRAPDPSSNPYLAFSALLLAGLDGVKNKIEPAEPIDKDLYELAPEEHASVPQVPTSLPAVLDALEADNEYLQQGGVFTSDLIETWIDYKRTNEIAPIQLRPHPHEFELYFDI from the coding sequence ATGTTCCAGAACGCCGACGAGGCCAAGAAGTTCATCGCGGACGAGGACGTCAAGTTCGTCGACGTCCGGTTCTGCGACCTGCCCGGGGTGATGCAGCACTTCACGATCCCGGCGAAGGCGTTCGACCCGGCCGAGGAGCTCGCCTTCGACGGCTCCTCGATCCGCGGCTTCCAGGCCATCCACGAGTCCGACATGGCGCTGCGCGCCGACCTGTCGACGGCCCGGGTGGACCCCTTCCGCCGCGACAAGACGGTCAACATCAACTTCTTCATCCACGACCCGATCACGGGCGAGCAGTACAGCCGCGACCCGCGCAACATCGCCAAGAAGGCCGAGGCCTACCTCGCCTCCACCGGCATCGCGGACACCGCGTACTTCGGCCCGGAGGCCGAGTTCTACGTCTTCGACAGCGTCCGCTTCGACACCAAGTCGAACGAGTCCTTCTACCACATCGACTCCGAGGCCGGCGCCTGGAACACCGGCGCCATCGAGGACAACCGCGGCTACAAGGTCCGCTACAAGGGCGGCTACTTCCCGGCCCCGCCGGTCGACCACTTCGCCGACCTGCGCGCCGAGATCTCCCTGGAGCTGGAGGCTTCCGGCCTCCAGGTCGAGCGCCAGCACCACGAGGTCGGCACCGCCGGCCAGGCCGAGATCAACTACAAGTTCAACACGCTGCTCGCCGCCGCCGACGACCTGATGCTCTTCAAGTACATCGTGAAGAACGTCGCCTGGCGCAACGGCAAGACCGCCACGTTCATGCCCAAGCCGATCTTCGGCGACAACGGCTCCGGCATGCACGTCCACCAGTCCCTGTGGCAGGGCGGCGCCCCCCTCTTCTACGACGAGCAGGGCTACGCGGGCCTCTCGGACACCGCCCGCTACTACATCGGCGGCATCCTCAAGCACGCGCCCTCGCTGCTCGCCTTCACCAACCCGACGGTGAACTCCTACCACCGCCTGGTCCCCGGCTTCGAGGCCCCGGTCAACCTGGTCTACTCCCAGCGCAACCGCTCCGCGGCGATGCGCATCCCGATCACGGGCTCCAACCCGAAGGCCAAGCGCGTCGAGTTCCGCGCCCCGGACCCGTCCTCGAACCCCTACCTCGCCTTCTCCGCCCTCCTCCTCGCGGGCCTCGACGGCGTCAAGAACAAGATCGAGCCCGCCGAGCCGATCGACAAGGACCTCTACGAGCTCGCCCCCGAAGAGCACGCGAGCGTCCCCCAGGTCCCCACCTCCCTCCCGGCCGTCCTCGACGCCCTCGAGGCCGACAACGAGTACCTCCAGCAGGGCGGCGTCTTCACCTCCGACCTGATCGAGACCTGGATCGACTACAAGCGCACCAACGAAATCGCCCCGATCCAGCTGCGGCCGCACCCGCACGAGTTCGAGCTGTACTTCGACATCTAA
- a CDS encoding DUF4240 domain-containing protein: MDETEFWELIDASREAAEGDPEEQADALVERLVGLDPDAVTDFARHFESRYNRAYAWDLWAAAAVMLDGASDDAFDYFRCWLIGQGREVFEGALHDPDHLAELVPDFDEEVDGDAEELGYAADEAYERLTGIVMPDLGLPAPPREPLGTYLDFDDDDTLAERFPRLWDRFRS; the protein is encoded by the coding sequence ATGGACGAGACGGAGTTCTGGGAGCTGATCGACGCCTCCCGCGAGGCGGCCGAGGGCGACCCCGAGGAGCAGGCCGACGCGTTGGTCGAGCGGCTGGTCGGGCTGGACCCGGACGCCGTCACGGACTTCGCCCGCCACTTCGAGTCCCGCTACAACCGGGCCTACGCCTGGGACCTGTGGGCCGCGGCCGCCGTGATGCTGGACGGCGCCAGCGACGACGCCTTCGACTACTTCCGCTGCTGGCTGATCGGCCAGGGCCGGGAGGTCTTCGAGGGCGCGCTGCACGATCCGGACCATCTGGCCGAGCTCGTACCGGACTTCGACGAGGAGGTGGACGGCGACGCGGAGGAGCTGGGCTATGCCGCCGACGAGGCGTACGAGCGGCTGACCGGCATCGTCATGCCCGATCTGGGCCTGCCCGCGCCGCCGCGCGAACCGCTCGGCACCTACCTCGACTTCGACGATGACGACACTCTGGCGGAGCGCTTTCCCCGGCTCTGGGACCGTTTCCGGTCATAG
- a CDS encoding RDD family protein, producing MDNRQAIGSWISGPRATAEDMGVDFGYRGRRLGLPEEGPGSIARFGRRLAALCIDWALCLLIAYGLLSGGRAQSASNWALVVFAVLSLLTVGTVGFTPGKRMLGLRVVAEGGGRLSLPRVVLRTLLLVVVIPAVVWDRDGRGLHDRLARSVEVRI from the coding sequence GTGGACAACAGGCAAGCAATCGGATCGTGGATCTCCGGGCCCCGCGCGACGGCCGAGGACATGGGCGTCGACTTCGGCTACCGCGGCCGGCGGCTCGGGCTGCCGGAGGAGGGCCCCGGCTCGATCGCGCGGTTCGGCCGCCGGCTCGCCGCGCTGTGCATCGACTGGGCGCTGTGCCTGCTCATCGCGTACGGGCTGCTCAGCGGCGGCAGGGCGCAGTCGGCGAGCAACTGGGCGCTGGTGGTCTTCGCGGTGCTCAGTCTGCTGACGGTCGGCACGGTCGGCTTCACCCCGGGCAAGCGGATGCTGGGCCTGCGGGTCGTCGCCGAGGGCGGCGGCCGGCTGTCGCTGCCGCGGGTGGTCCTGCGGACGCTGCTGCTGGTGGTCGTGATCCCGGCGGTGGTCTGGGACCGGGACGGGCGGGGGCTGCACGACCGCCTGGCGCGGTCGGTCGAGGTGCGGATCTGA
- a CDS encoding FAD-dependent oxidoreductase yields MPRTSSTVDVVIVGAGPAGLAAARHLTGAGVSVAVLEAAPRIGGRAATDDIDGFRLDRSGRPLAVSVAELRRTPGLGALALRPFAPGLCLHNGQRAQRISSPRSTRGALCAARALSRADRRGERRTDRRTDRTGDRDTPPTPPYAADRPVIDTLSGIPGFPPRPQDAFLRPLLAALTGDPRLRGSSRGAARVLRDFAEGRLCLPAGGAAAVPELLAAALPEGTVRTSVRAVSVATNGVTTAEHGPLACRAVLVATGAREAAELLPGLRVPAFHPMAVLHHTTGTAPGPRNGLAPSRDTTLILPTDGPVAHTYAAGAIDPSRTPPGHSLITTTVLGSAASLPASVLDKTVRPQLARLHGTATDDWRLLHTHHDPYAVPAMPAPHDPQRPVRVLAGLYVCGDHRDTSTLQGALHSGRRAARALLRDFDLPALVEPHTLDPVA; encoded by the coding sequence GTGCCGCGTACCTCATCGACCGTGGACGTCGTCATCGTGGGAGCCGGCCCGGCCGGTCTCGCCGCCGCCCGCCATCTGACCGGCGCCGGAGTGTCGGTCGCCGTGCTGGAGGCCGCGCCGCGGATCGGCGGCCGGGCGGCGACGGACGACATCGACGGCTTCCGGCTGGACCGCAGCGGCCGCCCGCTGGCGGTCTCCGTCGCCGAGTTGCGGCGCACCCCCGGCCTCGGCGCGCTCGCGCTGCGGCCGTTCGCACCGGGCCTGTGCCTGCACAACGGCCAGCGGGCGCAGCGCATCAGCTCGCCCCGGAGCACGAGGGGCGCACTCTGCGCGGCGCGCGCCCTCTCGCGCGCCGACCGCCGCGGCGAGCGCCGTACGGACCGCCGCACGGACCGCACCGGCGACCGCGACACCCCACCGACTCCCCCATATGCCGCCGACCGCCCGGTGATTGACACTCTGTCAGGCATCCCCGGATTCCCCCCGCGCCCCCAGGACGCCTTCCTGCGGCCCCTCCTCGCCGCCCTGACCGGCGACCCCAGGCTGCGCGGCTCCAGCCGCGGCGCCGCCCGGGTGCTGCGCGATTTCGCCGAGGGCCGGCTGTGCCTGCCGGCCGGCGGCGCCGCGGCGGTCCCCGAACTCCTGGCCGCCGCGCTGCCCGAGGGCACGGTCCGTACGTCCGTGCGCGCCGTGAGCGTCGCCACCAACGGCGTCACCACCGCCGAGCACGGGCCGCTGGCCTGTCGCGCCGTCCTGGTGGCCACCGGTGCCCGCGAGGCCGCCGAGCTGCTGCCGGGGCTGCGGGTGCCCGCCTTCCACCCGATGGCCGTGCTGCACCACACCACGGGCACCGCCCCGGGCCCCCGCAACGGCCTCGCCCCGTCCCGCGACACCACGCTGATCCTGCCGACCGACGGCCCGGTGGCGCACACCTACGCCGCCGGGGCCATCGACCCGTCCCGTACACCGCCGGGCCATTCGCTGATCACCACGACCGTGCTGGGCTCCGCCGCCTCGCTGCCGGCGTCCGTCCTGGACAAGACCGTCCGCCCGCAGCTGGCGCGGCTGCACGGCACCGCCACCGACGACTGGCGCCTGCTGCACACCCACCACGACCCGTACGCCGTACCGGCCATGCCCGCGCCGCACGATCCGCAGCGGCCGGTGCGGGTGCTGGCGGGGCTGTACGTGTGCGGCGACCACCGGGACACCAGCACGCTCCAGGGGGCGCTGCACTCGGGCCGCCGGGCCGCCCGCGCCCTGCTGCGGGACTTCGACCTGCCGGCCCTCGTCGAACCGCACACCCTGGACCCGGTGGCCTGA